In the Arthrobacter zhaoxinii genome, one interval contains:
- a CDS encoding HIT family protein translates to MPTLFTRIINGEIPGHFVWKDDDAVAFLSIGPLSDGHTLVVPRAEINKWTDAPVDLMQKLTTVAQAIGRAQVSVFGSERAGLSIAGFEVDHLHLHVWPANSLQDFDFSRAESNPDPERMAANAEKLRQGLRDAGHGAFVPEA, encoded by the coding sequence ATGCCTACACTCTTCACCCGGATCATCAACGGCGAAATTCCCGGACATTTCGTCTGGAAAGACGACGACGCCGTTGCGTTCCTCAGCATCGGTCCGCTCAGCGACGGCCACACCCTGGTGGTTCCGCGCGCGGAGATCAACAAGTGGACGGACGCACCGGTGGACCTGATGCAGAAGCTCACCACGGTGGCCCAGGCCATCGGCCGGGCGCAGGTGTCCGTCTTCGGCTCGGAGCGCGCCGGCCTCAGCATCGCCGGCTTCGAGGTGGACCACCTTCACCTGCACGTCTGGCCTGCCAACTCGCTGCAGGACTTCGACTTCAGCCGGGCCGAATCCAACCCGGATCCCGAGCGGATGGCGGCCAACGCGGAAAAGCTGCGCCAGGGCCTGCGCGACGCCGGGCACGGGGCCTTCGTCCCCGAGGCTTAG
- a CDS encoding sulfurtransferase, which yields MAVLISAAQLHERLRSPRPPVLLDVRWTLGAADGREKYLRGHLPGAVYVEMDTELSAPAVPAEGRHPLPDPAAFAEAARGWGLNDGDTVVVYDDAAGTSAARAWWLLRHAGEKDVFLLDGGLAAWREAGLPLENGPVSPEPGTAHLSWGHMPVVGLPEVCRVAAEGTLLDARAPERYRGETEPVDPRAGHIPGAVNRPSTDNLAADGTFRSPAELRASFEALGARPDRPVAAYCGSGIFAAHEVAALAHAGMSAALYPGSWSQWSSTPGTPAAVGADPGRAENPPQKG from the coding sequence ATGGCGGTCCTGATCTCCGCAGCGCAGCTGCACGAACGCCTCCGGTCCCCGCGCCCGCCCGTCCTGCTGGACGTGCGCTGGACCCTGGGCGCCGCCGACGGGAGGGAGAAGTACCTGCGCGGACACCTACCCGGAGCGGTCTACGTGGAGATGGATACCGAACTCTCGGCGCCCGCCGTTCCGGCGGAAGGACGGCATCCGCTGCCGGATCCTGCCGCCTTCGCCGAGGCCGCCCGCGGCTGGGGCCTGAACGACGGCGACACGGTGGTGGTTTACGACGACGCCGCCGGCACCTCCGCGGCCCGTGCCTGGTGGCTGCTGCGGCACGCGGGAGAGAAGGACGTGTTCCTGCTCGACGGCGGCCTCGCCGCGTGGCGTGAGGCCGGACTGCCGCTGGAAAACGGTCCGGTATCACCGGAGCCCGGGACGGCACACCTGTCCTGGGGACACATGCCGGTGGTCGGCCTGCCCGAGGTGTGCCGGGTGGCGGCCGAGGGAACGCTCCTCGATGCGCGGGCGCCGGAACGCTACCGCGGAGAGACAGAACCGGTGGATCCCCGTGCAGGCCATATCCCGGGCGCCGTCAACCGGCCTTCCACCGACAACCTCGCTGCGGACGGTACCTTCCGCAGCCCTGCTGAGCTGCGCGCCTCCTTCGAGGCCCTGGGTGCCCGGCCGGACCGGCCGGTGGCGGCTTACTGCGGATCGGGCATCTTCGCCGCCCACGAGGTGGCAGCCCTGGCGCATGCGGGCATGTCCGCGGCGCTGTATCCGGGCTCCTGGTCGCAGTGGTCCAGCACGCCGGGCACGCCGGCGGCCGTAGGCGCGGATCCGGGCCGGGCCGAAAACCCGCCGCAAAAGGGGTAG
- a CDS encoding MBL fold metallo-hydrolase, translating into MKMTKFTHSCVRFEQGGHVLVLDPGTFSEVETALKDADAVLITHEHADHLDRPRVLAAMQEQPSLELHAPAGLAALLRSEAPPEVDGRIHDVEPNTSFTVAGFGIQSFGGQHALIHPLIPVVANIGYLVEGRVYHPGDSFVVPNGLKPRTVLVPIHAPWSKAGEVIDFVIATGAERAYPIHEGLLNDRGLGMVEGHVTRFGKIYGTEFRHLDAGETVDL; encoded by the coding sequence ATGAAAATGACGAAGTTCACGCACTCCTGTGTCCGGTTCGAGCAGGGCGGGCACGTCCTGGTGCTGGATCCCGGCACCTTTTCCGAAGTTGAAACGGCGCTGAAGGATGCGGACGCCGTCCTGATCACGCACGAGCACGCAGACCACCTGGACCGTCCGCGGGTGCTTGCCGCGATGCAGGAGCAGCCGTCGCTGGAGCTTCACGCCCCGGCGGGCCTCGCGGCACTCCTTCGCAGCGAAGCCCCGCCGGAGGTGGACGGCCGCATCCACGACGTCGAACCCAACACCAGCTTCACCGTTGCCGGGTTCGGCATCCAGTCCTTCGGCGGCCAGCACGCCCTGATCCATCCGCTGATTCCCGTCGTGGCCAACATCGGCTACCTGGTGGAAGGCCGGGTCTACCACCCGGGGGATTCCTTCGTGGTCCCCAACGGCCTGAAGCCGCGGACCGTGCTGGTGCCGATCCACGCACCCTGGTCCAAGGCGGGGGAGGTCATCGACTTCGTTATTGCCACCGGAGCCGAGCGTGCCTACCCCATCCACGAGGGGCTCCTGAACGACCGCGGCCTGGGCATGGTCGAGGGGCACGTGACCCGGTTCGGCAAGATCTACGGCACCGAGTTCCGGCACCTGGACGCCGGGGAAACCGTGGACCTGTAA
- a CDS encoding Fur family transcriptional regulator codes for MSPETSRTSKRAPEQRVTRQRLAVGRTLDELDDFVSTQELFRLLQERGERVSLATTYRVLQSMADENLVDVLRGGDGEALYRRCAVEHHHHHLVCRECGKAVEVEAPAVESWAAALGAKYGFTEVAHTVEVFGLCPECSARKG; via the coding sequence GTGTCACCCGAGACATCCCGGACGTCCAAACGCGCACCGGAGCAGCGTGTCACCCGCCAGCGGCTGGCAGTGGGCCGCACCCTGGATGAACTCGATGACTTCGTCAGCACCCAGGAGCTCTTCCGGCTGCTGCAGGAGCGCGGCGAGCGGGTCTCCCTGGCCACCACCTACCGGGTCCTGCAGTCCATGGCGGATGAAAACCTCGTGGACGTGCTGCGGGGCGGCGACGGCGAGGCGCTCTACCGGCGGTGCGCCGTCGAGCACCACCACCATCACCTCGTCTGCCGGGAGTGCGGCAAGGCCGTGGAGGTGGAGGCCCCTGCGGTGGAGAGCTGGGCCGCAGCCCTCGGCGCCAAGTACGGCTTCACCGAGGTGGCGCACACCGTTGAGGTCTTCGGGCTGTGCCCGGAGTGCAGCGCCCGTAAAGGCTAA
- a CDS encoding metal ABC transporter permease — MDLRSFFDAVFDFSDYGELLPLVSNSIWAAAILGLVGGLIGTFVLMRDLAFAVHGIAELSFAGASFALLIGVNVVVGSLAGSVAAAILLAVMGLRARDRNSIIGVIMPFGLGLGILFLGLYEGRSANKFGLLTGQIVAVDTVQLNLLAGVAAVVVAALLFIWRPLTFASADPDLAEARGVPVRVLSIVFMFLLGLAVALSIQVVGALLVLSLLITPAAAALLVTSSPRLVVFLSVLFALASSVGGILLALGGRIPISPYVTTVSFAIYLVCRVIRRLRGGHRRRELSANTPTAAA, encoded by the coding sequence TTGGACCTGCGTAGCTTCTTCGATGCGGTTTTTGATTTCAGCGACTACGGCGAGCTGCTCCCGCTGGTCAGCAATTCCATCTGGGCCGCGGCAATCCTCGGCCTGGTCGGCGGGCTGATCGGCACCTTCGTGCTGATGCGGGACCTGGCCTTTGCCGTGCACGGCATTGCCGAGCTCTCTTTCGCCGGGGCGTCCTTCGCCCTGCTGATCGGCGTGAACGTGGTGGTCGGTTCGCTGGCCGGATCGGTGGCCGCGGCCATCCTGCTGGCAGTCATGGGGCTGCGGGCGCGGGACCGGAACTCGATCATCGGCGTCATCATGCCGTTCGGGCTGGGCCTGGGCATCCTGTTCCTTGGACTCTACGAGGGCCGTTCCGCCAACAAGTTCGGGCTGCTGACCGGTCAGATCGTCGCCGTGGACACCGTGCAGCTGAACCTGCTTGCCGGGGTCGCCGCCGTCGTCGTCGCCGCCCTGCTGTTCATTTGGCGGCCGCTGACCTTCGCCAGTGCGGACCCGGACCTGGCCGAGGCGCGCGGCGTGCCGGTGCGGGTGCTGTCCATTGTCTTTATGTTCCTGCTGGGCCTGGCCGTTGCCCTGTCCATTCAGGTGGTGGGGGCCCTGCTGGTGCTCTCGCTGCTGATCACGCCGGCGGCGGCAGCGCTGCTCGTGACGTCCTCGCCGCGCCTGGTGGTGTTCCTCAGCGTGCTCTTCGCGCTGGCCTCCTCGGTGGGCGGCATCCTGCTGGCGCTGGGCGGCCGGATTCCGATCAGCCCGTACGTCACCACCGTGTCCTTCGCGATCTACCTGGTCTGCCGGGTCATCCGCCGCTTGCGCGGCGGGCACCGGCGCCGGGAGCTCAGCGCGAACACGCCTACAGCCGCCGCTTAG
- a CDS encoding metal ABC transporter ATP-binding protein: MNRSGPPTPVVRLRDAGLSYGDRTLWKNLDLDINAGEFLAVLGPNGSGKTSFLKVLLGLQPLTGGTVTINGRNVQRGSKDIGYIPQQKSFSPGTPLRGRDLVGLGVDGDRWGLRLRGKPVRQRVDRLLEQVGATSYADEPVGRLSGGELQRLRAAQALATNPDLLLCDEPLLSLDLHHQQAISSLIERRCHDDGAAVVFVTHEINPIIEYVDRVLYLAGGQFRTGTPAEVLRSDVLSEMYGSRVEVLRSHGRIVVLGIPDATTHHHGESEGDLGPA, encoded by the coding sequence GTGAACCGTTCGGGGCCGCCCACGCCCGTAGTGCGCCTGCGCGATGCAGGCCTGTCCTACGGGGACCGCACCCTGTGGAAGAACCTGGATCTGGACATCAACGCCGGTGAATTCCTCGCCGTCCTCGGCCCCAACGGATCAGGCAAAACGAGTTTCCTGAAGGTCCTGCTGGGACTGCAGCCGCTCACCGGGGGCACCGTCACCATCAACGGCCGCAACGTGCAGCGGGGCAGCAAGGACATCGGGTACATCCCGCAGCAGAAATCCTTCAGCCCCGGCACACCGCTGCGCGGCCGGGACCTGGTGGGACTCGGCGTCGACGGCGACCGCTGGGGTCTGCGGCTGCGCGGAAAGCCGGTTCGGCAGCGCGTGGACCGGCTGCTCGAGCAGGTGGGAGCCACCTCCTACGCGGATGAACCCGTGGGGCGGCTCTCCGGCGGCGAGCTGCAGCGCCTGCGCGCGGCCCAGGCACTGGCCACCAACCCGGATCTGCTGCTCTGCGACGAGCCGCTGCTCTCTTTGGACCTGCACCACCAGCAGGCCATCAGCTCCCTGATCGAGCGGCGCTGCCATGACGACGGCGCCGCCGTCGTCTTCGTGACGCACGAAATCAATCCGATCATCGAATACGTGGACCGCGTGCTGTACCTGGCCGGCGGGCAGTTCCGCACCGGCACCCCCGCCGAAGTCCTGCGCAGCGACGTGCTCTCGGAAATGTACGGAAGCCGCGTCGAAGTCCTGCGCAGCCACGGCCGGATTGTGGTCCTGGGCATCCCGGACGCCACCACCCACCACCACGGAGAAAGCGAGGGCGATCTTGGACCTGCGTAG
- a CDS encoding metal ABC transporter solute-binding protein, Zn/Mn family, translated as MHRLPVRLAGTFLAAAALALTGCAGGDGGETEGSDGVIRVVASTDVYGNILAGIGGDNVDVTALIDRPSQDPHSYEATARDRLAVSKADLVVLNGGGYDTFLEKLAADEGIPAENILNAVELSGLEDSGSAEGEEHHAEGEEHHDEGADHHGHSHGSFNEHVWYSPEAMQRLAHAAAERLGELDAGAVEEFRSNTAEFNEGIADINASLAALREASGGRDVALTEPVPDYLVEAAGLHNATPSDFTEAVEEGADVPPQVLKEMQDLVAGGSIAFLGYNEQTSTSQTEAVRQTALDADVPVVDFSETLPEGLDYLEWMAANTAAMESVLQ; from the coding sequence ATGCACCGCTTGCCCGTCCGCCTGGCCGGAACCTTCCTAGCCGCAGCAGCGCTGGCCCTGACGGGCTGTGCCGGCGGCGACGGCGGCGAAACCGAGGGTAGCGACGGCGTCATCCGCGTGGTGGCATCCACCGATGTCTACGGCAACATCCTTGCCGGGATCGGCGGGGACAACGTCGACGTGACGGCCCTGATTGACCGGCCCAGCCAGGATCCGCACTCCTACGAGGCCACGGCCCGGGACCGGCTGGCGGTGTCGAAGGCGGACCTGGTGGTGCTCAACGGCGGCGGCTATGACACCTTCCTGGAGAAGCTCGCAGCCGACGAAGGCATCCCCGCGGAGAACATCCTCAACGCCGTCGAGCTTTCCGGTCTCGAGGACTCGGGATCCGCCGAGGGCGAAGAGCACCACGCCGAAGGTGAAGAGCACCACGACGAAGGCGCAGACCACCACGGCCATAGCCACGGCTCCTTCAACGAGCACGTCTGGTACAGCCCCGAGGCCATGCAGCGGCTCGCGCACGCCGCAGCCGAACGCCTCGGCGAACTGGACGCCGGCGCCGTCGAGGAGTTCCGCAGCAACACCGCCGAGTTCAACGAGGGCATCGCGGACATCAACGCCTCCCTCGCCGCGCTTCGGGAAGCTTCGGGAGGACGCGACGTCGCCCTGACCGAACCGGTGCCCGACTACCTGGTGGAAGCCGCAGGGCTGCACAACGCCACGCCTTCGGATTTCACCGAAGCCGTGGAGGAAGGCGCGGACGTTCCGCCGCAGGTGCTGAAGGAAATGCAGGACCTGGTGGCCGGCGGTTCGATCGCCTTCCTTGGCTACAACGAACAGACCTCCACCTCCCAGACCGAGGCAGTGCGCCAAACCGCACTGGACGCAGATGTCCCCGTGGTGGACTTCTCCGAAACCCTGCCCGAGGGGCTGGACTACCTGGAGTGGATGGCTGCGAATACCGCTGCCATGGAAAGCGTGCTCCAGTGA
- a CDS encoding hemolysin family protein, with product MSDVAGIFWLVVLLLGNAFFVGSEFAVMSARRSQIEPYAEAGSKRAKTTLWAMEHVSLMLACAQLGITVCSLLILSVAEPAIHHLLSTPLKAVGLPAEAADGAGFLIALLLVTFLHVTIGEMVPKNISVSVADRAVLLLAPPLVFISKLVRPVIGSLNWLANHALRLMGITPKDEVASAFTLEEMQSIVEESTKHGTVDDDSGLISGALEFSGQTAGTVMVPLDELVSLGTDSTPAEFERAVARTGFSRFVLVDDAGNLTGYMHLKDVMSIPLEAYERPITENKVRTLANLRLDDEIEDALAVMQRTGSHLARVLGPDGTTRGVLFLEDIIEQLVGEIRDATQAQGFRRTGESL from the coding sequence ATGAGCGACGTGGCTGGAATCTTCTGGCTGGTGGTCCTGCTGCTCGGCAACGCCTTCTTCGTTGGCAGCGAGTTCGCCGTGATGTCTGCGCGCCGCAGCCAGATCGAGCCCTACGCCGAAGCAGGGTCCAAGCGCGCCAAGACCACACTGTGGGCCATGGAGCACGTCTCCCTGATGCTGGCCTGCGCCCAGCTGGGCATCACGGTCTGTTCCCTCCTCATCCTGTCGGTGGCCGAACCGGCCATCCACCACCTGCTGTCAACGCCGCTGAAGGCCGTGGGCCTCCCGGCCGAAGCAGCGGACGGCGCCGGGTTCCTGATCGCGCTGCTGCTGGTCACCTTCCTGCACGTCACCATCGGCGAAATGGTCCCGAAGAACATCTCGGTGTCCGTCGCGGACCGTGCCGTGCTGCTGCTGGCCCCGCCCCTGGTCTTCATTTCGAAGCTCGTCCGGCCGGTGATCGGCAGCCTCAACTGGCTCGCGAACCACGCCCTGCGGCTGATGGGCATTACCCCCAAGGACGAGGTTGCCTCCGCGTTCACGCTCGAGGAGATGCAGTCCATTGTGGAGGAATCCACGAAGCACGGGACCGTGGACGACGATTCCGGCCTGATCTCCGGTGCCCTCGAATTCTCGGGGCAGACCGCGGGAACCGTCATGGTGCCACTGGACGAACTAGTGAGCCTGGGAACGGACTCCACACCCGCGGAATTCGAGCGGGCGGTGGCCCGGACCGGTTTCTCCCGGTTCGTCCTTGTTGACGACGCCGGAAACCTCACGGGCTACATGCACCTGAAGGACGTGATGTCCATCCCGCTGGAAGCCTATGAGCGGCCCATCACGGAGAACAAGGTCCGCACCCTGGCCAACCTGCGCCTCGATGACGAAATCGAAGATGCCCTGGCCGTTATGCAGCGGACCGGATCCCACCTCGCCCGGGTCCTGGGGCCGGACGGAACCACCCGCGGCGTGCTGTTCCTGGAGGACATCATCGAACAGCTTGTCGGCGAGATCCGGGACGCCACCCAGGCCCAAGGCTTCCGCCGCACCGGCGAGAGCCTCTAG
- a CDS encoding hemolysin family protein: MEWLYLLFGLLLILGTGFFVAVEFALVALDQPSVRRAVENGDKAAEPLLRCLTTLSTQLSSCQLGITMTTLLTGFVMEPSVGRLLEGPLAALGLPPVAVTSVSVTVAMILATFLSMLLGELIPKNMSIAMPFRIGKALARPQLAFTVVFKPAVLLLNGFANKILHLFGLEAKEEVSGARTPSELSSMARRSAEMGTLDKGTADFLSRTFSFAGRTAADVMTPRIRLETIDAEQPVADVIEAARRTGYSRFPVLGDSPDDIRGVVHVKKAVAVPRSRRATLPAAAIMSEILRVPETVHLDSLLSELRNANLQLAVVLDEYGGTAGVATLEDLVEEIVGEVSDEHDKAKPGVLQSASGAWFFPGIMRPDEVSALVPLLRMPDEAGYETVGGYIMAELGRIAEAGDRVPVPGGVLEVERMDGRRIDRVSFIPAEEGAASGQQPEHIEDEDSAERSAERPARREGIR; encoded by the coding sequence ATGGAGTGGCTCTACCTGCTCTTTGGCCTGCTGCTGATCCTCGGTACCGGATTCTTCGTTGCCGTGGAATTCGCCTTGGTGGCACTGGACCAGCCGTCCGTCCGGCGGGCCGTGGAGAACGGCGACAAAGCGGCTGAACCGCTGCTGCGCTGCCTGACCACCCTCTCCACCCAGCTCTCGAGCTGCCAGCTGGGCATCACCATGACCACCCTGCTGACGGGCTTTGTGATGGAGCCCTCCGTCGGCCGACTGCTGGAGGGCCCGCTCGCGGCCCTCGGGCTGCCGCCCGTGGCCGTCACGTCTGTCTCCGTGACCGTGGCGATGATCCTGGCTACTTTCCTGTCCATGCTGCTGGGTGAACTGATCCCCAAGAACATGTCCATCGCCATGCCGTTCCGCATCGGCAAGGCGCTGGCCCGGCCGCAGCTGGCGTTCACCGTGGTCTTCAAGCCCGCCGTGCTCCTGCTGAACGGTTTCGCCAATAAGATCCTGCACCTCTTCGGCCTGGAGGCGAAGGAAGAGGTCAGCGGAGCGCGCACCCCCTCGGAACTGTCCTCCATGGCACGCCGGTCCGCGGAAATGGGCACCCTGGACAAGGGCACCGCCGACTTCCTGTCCCGGACCTTCTCCTTCGCGGGCCGGACCGCCGCCGACGTGATGACTCCGCGCATCCGGCTCGAAACGATCGATGCAGAGCAGCCCGTGGCTGACGTCATCGAGGCCGCCCGGCGCACCGGCTACTCCCGCTTCCCGGTGCTCGGGGATTCCCCCGACGACATCCGCGGCGTGGTCCACGTCAAGAAGGCCGTGGCCGTACCCCGCAGCCGGCGGGCAACGCTGCCCGCGGCTGCGATCATGAGCGAAATTCTCCGGGTGCCGGAAACGGTCCACCTGGACTCGCTGCTCTCCGAGCTGCGCAATGCCAACCTGCAGCTCGCCGTCGTCCTCGACGAATACGGCGGCACGGCCGGCGTCGCCACCTTGGAGGACCTGGTGGAGGAGATCGTGGGCGAAGTGTCCGACGAGCATGACAAGGCCAAGCCCGGAGTACTGCAAAGCGCCTCCGGTGCCTGGTTCTTCCCGGGAATCATGCGGCCGGATGAAGTGTCCGCCCTGGTTCCGCTGCTGCGGATGCCCGACGAAGCCGGCTACGAAACCGTGGGCGGATACATCATGGCCGAACTGGGCCGCATCGCCGAAGCGGGTGACCGTGTGCCCGTACCCGGCGGCGTGCTGGAAGTCGAGCGCATGGACGGGCGGCGGATTGACCGCGTGAGCTTCATTCCCGCCGAAGAGGGTGCCGCCTCGGGGCAGCAGCCAGAACACATTGAAGACGAGGACAGCGCCGAACGGTCCGCGGAGCGGCCGGCACGCAGGGAAGGCATCCGATGA